The following coding sequences lie in one Benincasa hispida cultivar B227 chromosome 6, ASM972705v1, whole genome shotgun sequence genomic window:
- the LOC120080106 gene encoding uncharacterized protein LOC120080106 isoform X3, with the protein MLCPDECLWDKRKKDGVQLQLECLGESHIGYRRMDFPQQKLSVVGGRPFSHGGKGMFRKQLLSARYGVKDMKTSAKRIYEAAIGAPEDNLVIILAHNGPTGLGSCANDICGKDWEFGGGDYGDEDLAQAISQLKENGKFRVSPLVVFGHMHKELAYGGHRKMIVVTADNTIYLNGAVVPRVNSYSGGEGKVRGNFTSSRTSSSQSVSRGTKRAFTVVDISDGKVDKITESWISVVGDETCLDEAHLMYQSGI; encoded by the exons ATGCTCTGTCCAGATGAGTGTTTGTGGGACAAGAG GAAGAAGGATGGCGTTCAACTTCAGTTGGAATG TCTTGGCGAGAGTCATATTGGTTACCGGCGTATGGACTTTCCTCAGCAAAAACTAAGCGTTGTTGGTGGACGACCTTTTTCTCATGGTGGAAAGGGGATGTTTCGGAAACAACTACTTTCTGCAAG ATATGGTGTCAAAGACATGAAAACAAGTGCTAAGAGAATCTACGAAGCTGCAATAGGCGCACCCGAGGATAATTTGGTTATAATTCTTGCACACAATGGGCCTACAG gtcTTGGCTCTTGTGCAAATGACATTTGTGGTAAAGATTGGGAATTTGGGGGTGGAGACTATGGTGATGAAG ATCTAGCACAAGCTATATCTCAGTTGAAAGAGAATGGAAAGTTCCGTGTCTCTCCTTTGGTTGTGTTTGGGCATATGCATAAAGAACTTGCATACGGTGGTCATCGTAAAATGATAGTCGTGACAGCTGACAACACCATTTACCTTAACGGAGCTGTCGTTCCGAGGGTTAACAGTTACTCTGGTGGAGAAGGCAAGGTAAGGGGAAACTTCACAAGTAGCAGAACATCGTCTTCACAATCTGTTTCAAGAGGCACAAAGCGAGCATTCACTGTAGTTGACATTTCAGATGGGAAGGTGGATAAGATTACTGAAAGTTGGATTTCTGTTGTTGGTGATGAGACCTGTTTGGATGAAGCACATTTGATGTACCAAAGTGGCATTTGA
- the LOC120080106 gene encoding uncharacterized protein LOC120080106 isoform X1, which translates to MLGALGHAPFIYFLSAFPPPSSIPNPNLPRFSLMAISARIAVVGDVHGHWDLREDSKALQLLQPDLVLFTGDFGEENVELVQSIAELKFAKAAILGNHDAWFTPCFSQEWRVMLCPDECLWDKRKKDGVQLQLECLGESHIGYRRMDFPQQKLSVVGGRPFSHGGKGMFRKQLLSARYGVKDMKTSAKRIYEAAIGAPEDNLVIILAHNGPTGLGSCANDICGKDWEFGGGDYGDEDLAQAISQLKENGKFRVSPLVVFGHMHKELAYGGHRKMIVVTADNTIYLNGAVVPRVNSYSGGEGKVRGNFTSSRTSSSQSVSRGTKRAFTVVDISDGKVDKITESWISVVGDETCLDEAHLMYQSGI; encoded by the exons ATGCTGGGCGCGTTGGGACACGCGCCTTTCATCTATTTTCTCTCTGCTTTTCCTCCTCCGTCCTCTATTCCGAATCCCAACCTTCCACGCTTCTCTCTAATGGCTATCTCTGCTCGAATTGCCGTCGTCGGCGACGTC CATGGGCATTGGGATTTACGAGAAGATTCCAAGGCACTTCAACTATTGCAG CCAGATTTAGTGCTCTTTACAG GTGACTTTGGCGAAGAGAATGTTGAACTGGTCCAAAGTATTGCAGAACTTAAATTTGCAAAAGCAGCTATATTGGGAAACCATGATGCCTGGTTTACGCCATGTTTTTCTCAAGA ATGGAGAGTAATGCTCTGTCCAGATGAGTGTTTGTGGGACAAGAG GAAGAAGGATGGCGTTCAACTTCAGTTGGAATG TCTTGGCGAGAGTCATATTGGTTACCGGCGTATGGACTTTCCTCAGCAAAAACTAAGCGTTGTTGGTGGACGACCTTTTTCTCATGGTGGAAAGGGGATGTTTCGGAAACAACTACTTTCTGCAAG ATATGGTGTCAAAGACATGAAAACAAGTGCTAAGAGAATCTACGAAGCTGCAATAGGCGCACCCGAGGATAATTTGGTTATAATTCTTGCACACAATGGGCCTACAG gtcTTGGCTCTTGTGCAAATGACATTTGTGGTAAAGATTGGGAATTTGGGGGTGGAGACTATGGTGATGAAG ATCTAGCACAAGCTATATCTCAGTTGAAAGAGAATGGAAAGTTCCGTGTCTCTCCTTTGGTTGTGTTTGGGCATATGCATAAAGAACTTGCATACGGTGGTCATCGTAAAATGATAGTCGTGACAGCTGACAACACCATTTACCTTAACGGAGCTGTCGTTCCGAGGGTTAACAGTTACTCTGGTGGAGAAGGCAAGGTAAGGGGAAACTTCACAAGTAGCAGAACATCGTCTTCACAATCTGTTTCAAGAGGCACAAAGCGAGCATTCACTGTAGTTGACATTTCAGATGGGAAGGTGGATAAGATTACTGAAAGTTGGATTTCTGTTGTTGGTGATGAGACCTGTTTGGATGAAGCACATTTGATGTACCAAAGTGGCATTTGA
- the LOC120080106 gene encoding uncharacterized protein LOC120080106 isoform X2, which yields MLGALGHAPFIYFLSAFPPPSSIPNPNLPRFSLMAISARIAVVGDVHGHWDLREDSKALQLLQPDLVLFTGDFGEENVELVQSIAELKFAKAAILGNHDAWFTPCFSQEKKDGVQLQLECLGESHIGYRRMDFPQQKLSVVGGRPFSHGGKGMFRKQLLSARYGVKDMKTSAKRIYEAAIGAPEDNLVIILAHNGPTGLGSCANDICGKDWEFGGGDYGDEDLAQAISQLKENGKFRVSPLVVFGHMHKELAYGGHRKMIVVTADNTIYLNGAVVPRVNSYSGGEGKVRGNFTSSRTSSSQSVSRGTKRAFTVVDISDGKVDKITESWISVVGDETCLDEAHLMYQSGI from the exons ATGCTGGGCGCGTTGGGACACGCGCCTTTCATCTATTTTCTCTCTGCTTTTCCTCCTCCGTCCTCTATTCCGAATCCCAACCTTCCACGCTTCTCTCTAATGGCTATCTCTGCTCGAATTGCCGTCGTCGGCGACGTC CATGGGCATTGGGATTTACGAGAAGATTCCAAGGCACTTCAACTATTGCAG CCAGATTTAGTGCTCTTTACAG GTGACTTTGGCGAAGAGAATGTTGAACTGGTCCAAAGTATTGCAGAACTTAAATTTGCAAAAGCAGCTATATTGGGAAACCATGATGCCTGGTTTACGCCATGTTTTTCTCAAGA GAAGAAGGATGGCGTTCAACTTCAGTTGGAATG TCTTGGCGAGAGTCATATTGGTTACCGGCGTATGGACTTTCCTCAGCAAAAACTAAGCGTTGTTGGTGGACGACCTTTTTCTCATGGTGGAAAGGGGATGTTTCGGAAACAACTACTTTCTGCAAG ATATGGTGTCAAAGACATGAAAACAAGTGCTAAGAGAATCTACGAAGCTGCAATAGGCGCACCCGAGGATAATTTGGTTATAATTCTTGCACACAATGGGCCTACAG gtcTTGGCTCTTGTGCAAATGACATTTGTGGTAAAGATTGGGAATTTGGGGGTGGAGACTATGGTGATGAAG ATCTAGCACAAGCTATATCTCAGTTGAAAGAGAATGGAAAGTTCCGTGTCTCTCCTTTGGTTGTGTTTGGGCATATGCATAAAGAACTTGCATACGGTGGTCATCGTAAAATGATAGTCGTGACAGCTGACAACACCATTTACCTTAACGGAGCTGTCGTTCCGAGGGTTAACAGTTACTCTGGTGGAGAAGGCAAGGTAAGGGGAAACTTCACAAGTAGCAGAACATCGTCTTCACAATCTGTTTCAAGAGGCACAAAGCGAGCATTCACTGTAGTTGACATTTCAGATGGGAAGGTGGATAAGATTACTGAAAGTTGGATTTCTGTTGTTGGTGATGAGACCTGTTTGGATGAAGCACATTTGATGTACCAAAGTGGCATTTGA
- the LOC120079296 gene encoding uncharacterized protein LOC120079296, whose protein sequence is MKGVSRFGRKEKLSPRFIGHCEVLERIGPVAYRSVLPLSLSIVHNVFHVSMLRKYVADPSYVVDFEPLQLNENFRYEEKPIRILAREVKTLRNRKIVLVKVLWQNHQFKEATWEREDEKRAQYPELFQD, encoded by the coding sequence ATGAAAGGCGTCTCGAGGTTCGGTAGGAAGGAAAAACTAAGTCCACGATTTATTGGGCATTGCGAGGTTTTGGAGCGAATTGGCCCAGTAGCTTATCGATCGGTGTTGCCACTGTCTCTCTCAATAGTTCacaatgtttttcatgtttcGATGTTGAGGAAGTATGTGGCAGATCCATCCTATGTGGTGGATTTTGAACCATTACAGTTGAATGAGAACTTTAGATATGAGGAAAAGCCTATTCGAATTCTCGCCAGGGAGGTGAAGACTTTACGCAATAGGAAGATAGTACTAGTGAAAGTTTTAtggcagaatcaccagttcaaAGAGGCAACATGGGAACGAGAGGATGAGAAGAGAGCCCAGTACCCAGAGCTTTTTCAGGATTAA